A window from Sebastes fasciatus isolate fSebFas1 chromosome 22, fSebFas1.pri, whole genome shotgun sequence encodes these proteins:
- the LOC141761250 gene encoding butyrophilin subfamily 2 member A1-like, with amino-acid sequence MMLFNTDGKTLNTHLRTLHVLVFVLLLTHFCRGSSQPIVATLGDDIILPCHLVPAEDATDLTLEWTRPDLNPRFVHVWRSGQELVSKKHKSFEGRTSLFLDELKSGNISLKLSKVKIADQGRYRCFIPGLDRQSFVELVVGAACSPVISLAGIDEATRGVMLDCRSEGWYPEPEVLWLDGEGNLLSAGPPETVRGPDDLYTVSSRVTVEKRHSNSFTCRVQQKNTNQNREAHIFISIQFC; translated from the exons ATGATGCTTTTCAACACAGATGGAAAAACCCTAAATACTCATCTCAGAACACTCCATGTTTTGGTCTTCGTCCTTCTCCTAACACACTTCTGTAGAG GCTCATCTCAGCCAATAGTAGCAACACTTGGCGATGACATCATTTTGCCATGTCATCTGGTACCTGCTGAAGATGCTACTGACTTGACGTTGGAGTGGACGAGGCCTGACCTGAACCCCAGGTTTGTCCATGTGTGGCGTTCTGGTCAAGAACTCGtgagtaaaaaacacaaatccttCGAGGGAAGAACATCACTGTTCCTCGACGAGCTGAAGTCTGGAAACATTTCACTGAAACTGTCCAAAGTGAAAATCGCCGATCAGGGAAGATACAGATGTTTTATTCCAGGACTGGACCGGCAATCTTTTGTTGAACTAGTTGTTG GTGCTGCATGCTCACCCGTCATAAGTTTAGCAGGGATCGATGAAGCCACCAGAGGAGTGATGTTAGACTGCAGGTCTGAAGGCTGGTATCCAGAGCCTGAGGTGTTGTGGCTGGACGGTGAGGGaaacctcctctctgctggaccTCCAGAGACAGTCAGAGGTCCTGATGACCTCTATACTGTCAGCAGCAGAGTGACTGTGGAGAAGAGACACagcaacagcttcacctgtagaGTCCAACAGAAGAACACCAACCAGAACAGAGAGGCACACATCTTTATTTCGa TCCAGTTCTGCTAA